Proteins encoded in a region of the Streptomyces sp. NBC_00310 genome:
- a CDS encoding jacalin-like lectin gives MSPTSPMRPTGSTRPTRRLLGILAAGALAVTGLATTGATPAAAATSGTFNVLTYNVAGLPEGLSSGKPATNTPLISPRLGAYDIVNVQEDFNYHAALYAGDNHPYRTATSGGVPFGDGLNTLSDYAFEDFERVKWNNCTGTNCLTPKGFSLARVRLDEGVFVDLYNVHTNADSDDAALAARRANVTQLSEFIKANSAGNAVIVMGDTNTRYTRTGDNIRSLVSENGLTDPWVQLIKGGVAPALGADALVCPTTAPTNDCEVVDKVFYRDSNVVDLTANRYNNDWATFLDSAGGNLSDHFPHTVDFSWKLNSGLRAGDFFGGPHGTAYNDADNLPSTVSPRTLTLRGGSRLDAVSLTHDGGTTLTHGGTGGTAASLTLASGEHLTSVKLTQGQKDGRTRIFSAAFGTDKGRTLSSGTATSDTKTFTAPSGWQIVGFTGRAGTEIDKLGVLYAPIG, from the coding sequence ATGAGCCCCACGAGTCCCATGCGTCCCACAGGCTCCACACGCCCCACGAGAAGACTGCTCGGCATCCTCGCCGCCGGCGCGCTGGCCGTCACCGGCCTCGCCACCACCGGCGCGACGCCGGCGGCGGCCGCCACCAGCGGCACGTTCAACGTGCTGACGTACAACGTCGCCGGCCTCCCGGAGGGGCTCAGTTCCGGCAAGCCGGCGACGAACACCCCGCTGATCTCGCCGCGCCTCGGGGCGTACGACATCGTGAACGTGCAGGAGGACTTCAACTACCACGCGGCGCTGTACGCGGGCGACAACCACCCGTACCGCACGGCGACCAGCGGCGGGGTGCCGTTCGGCGACGGCCTCAACACCCTCTCGGACTACGCGTTCGAGGACTTCGAGCGGGTGAAGTGGAACAACTGCACCGGCACCAACTGCCTCACCCCGAAGGGCTTTTCGCTGGCCCGGGTGCGGCTCGACGAGGGCGTCTTCGTCGACCTCTACAACGTGCACACGAACGCCGACTCCGACGACGCCGCCCTCGCCGCCCGCCGGGCGAACGTCACGCAGCTCTCGGAGTTCATCAAGGCGAACTCGGCGGGCAACGCGGTGATCGTCATGGGTGACACCAACACCCGTTACACGCGCACGGGCGACAACATCCGCTCGCTCGTGTCGGAGAACGGGCTCACGGACCCGTGGGTGCAGCTGATCAAGGGCGGTGTCGCCCCGGCTCTGGGCGCCGACGCGCTGGTCTGCCCGACGACCGCCCCGACCAATGACTGCGAGGTCGTCGACAAGGTCTTCTACCGGGACAGCAACGTGGTCGACCTGACCGCGAACCGCTACAACAACGACTGGGCGACATTCCTCGACTCGGCGGGCGGCAACCTCTCCGACCACTTCCCGCACACGGTCGACTTCTCCTGGAAGCTCAACTCGGGCCTGAGGGCCGGTGACTTCTTCGGCGGTCCGCACGGCACGGCGTACAACGACGCGGACAACCTCCCCTCGACGGTCTCGCCCCGCACCCTGACCCTGCGCGGCGGCTCCCGTCTCGACGCGGTCTCGCTCACCCACGACGGCGGTACGACGCTGACCCACGGCGGTACGGGCGGCACTGCGGCCTCACTCACCCTGGCCTCCGGCGAGCACCTCACCTCCGTGAAGCTCACGCAGGGCCAGAAGGACGGCCGCACCCGGATCTTCTCCGCCGCCTTCGGCACGGACAAGGGCCGCACCCTCTCCTCCGGCACGGCCACCTCCGACACCAAGACCTTCACGGCCCCCTCCGGCTGGCAGATCGTCGGCTTCACCGGCCGCGCGGGCACCGAGATCGACAAGCTCGGCGTGCTGTACGCCCCGATCGGCTGA
- a CDS encoding PHP domain-containing protein: MGHGHAHGHGHHHHGHDHDHEHEAPAALPAAFDTSVPDEALTPEQQSRRTLLRRAGLLGAGLTAASVLGQAAATAPAYAGTNSRKRGGFLWLAGDHHIHTQYSNDGKYRVVDQVRQGARHGIDWMVITDHGNATHARIGVEKVNPDIKEARAAYEDTLVFQGLEWNIPAAEHGTVFVHPGKNEVAVLKQFETDYDGSVKGASDSTPANEALAIAGLGFLAEQVRRRKVKDALMLANHPARRGVDSPHEIRGWRDATGASGRIAVGFEGAPGHQAAGLPAPLGMARARGIYDNNPSANSFPGYPLESYRTWGGFDWMTSTVGGLWDSLLAEGKPWWITANSDSHQVYADTAVRGGPDSDYAANGKHTDPVHGGKIDITQGDYWPGQYSRTHVGADGFTYAAVMEGIRAGRIWVDHGQLISGLDVRLSGGGRWATLGGALHVKKGTKVTLTVDVALAGGPNWAGFVPKLARVDVIRGDVTGTPADKDTFTAPTAKVVKSYEVNKSTGLVRLTYGLGRVDRPHYVRLRGSDGNRFAVGPMGAAVDPAGPAIDVVGDADPWRDLWFYANPVWVLPS, encoded by the coding sequence ATGGGACACGGACACGCGCACGGTCACGGGCATCACCACCACGGACATGACCACGACCATGAGCACGAGGCGCCGGCCGCCCTCCCCGCCGCCTTCGACACCTCTGTGCCCGACGAGGCGCTGACCCCCGAGCAGCAGTCCCGCCGCACCCTGCTGCGCCGCGCCGGCCTGCTGGGCGCGGGCCTGACCGCCGCGAGCGTCCTCGGCCAGGCGGCGGCGACCGCCCCCGCGTACGCGGGCACGAACAGCCGTAAGCGAGGCGGCTTCCTGTGGCTGGCCGGTGACCACCACATCCACACCCAGTACAGCAACGACGGCAAGTACCGCGTCGTCGACCAGGTCCGCCAGGGCGCCAGGCACGGCATCGACTGGATGGTCATCACCGACCACGGCAACGCCACCCACGCCAGGATCGGCGTCGAGAAGGTCAACCCGGACATCAAGGAGGCCCGGGCCGCGTATGAGGACACCCTCGTCTTCCAGGGCCTGGAGTGGAACATCCCGGCCGCCGAGCACGGCACGGTCTTCGTGCACCCCGGCAAGAACGAGGTCGCCGTCCTCAAGCAGTTCGAGACCGACTACGACGGCAGCGTGAAGGGCGCCTCGGACTCGACGCCCGCCAACGAGGCGCTCGCCATCGCGGGCCTCGGCTTCCTCGCCGAGCAGGTCCGGCGCCGCAAGGTCAAGGACGCCCTGATGCTCGCCAACCACCCCGCCCGGCGCGGTGTCGACTCCCCGCACGAGATACGCGGCTGGCGCGACGCGACCGGCGCGAGCGGCCGGATAGCCGTCGGCTTCGAGGGCGCCCCCGGCCACCAGGCCGCCGGCCTGCCCGCACCCCTCGGCATGGCCCGCGCCCGGGGCATCTACGACAACAACCCCAGCGCCAACTCCTTCCCCGGCTACCCGCTGGAGAGCTACCGCACCTGGGGCGGCTTCGACTGGATGACCTCCACCGTCGGCGGCCTGTGGGACAGCCTCCTGGCCGAGGGCAAGCCGTGGTGGATCACCGCCAACTCCGACTCCCACCAGGTCTACGCGGACACCGCCGTGCGCGGCGGCCCGGACAGCGACTACGCGGCCAACGGCAAGCACACCGACCCGGTCCACGGCGGCAAGATCGACATTACCCAGGGCGACTACTGGCCCGGCCAGTACAGCCGCACCCACGTCGGCGCCGACGGCTTCACCTACGCCGCCGTGATGGAGGGCATCCGCGCCGGCCGTATCTGGGTCGACCACGGCCAGCTCATCAGCGGCCTCGACGTCCGCCTCTCGGGCGGCGGCCGCTGGGCCACCCTCGGCGGCGCCCTGCACGTCAAGAAGGGCACCAAGGTCACGCTCACCGTCGACGTGGCGCTCGCCGGTGGCCCCAACTGGGCCGGGTTCGTACCGAAGTTGGCCCGCGTGGACGTCATCCGGGGCGATGTGACGGGCACGCCCGCCGACAAGGACACCTTCACCGCGCCGACCGCGAAGGTCGTGAAGTCGTACGAGGTGAACAAGTCCACCGGCCTGGTCCGGCTCACTTACGGCCTCGGCCGGGTCGACCGTCCGCACTACGTCCGCCTGCGCGGCAGCGACGGCAACCGCTTTGCCGTCGGCCCGATGGGCGCGGCCGTCGACCCGGCGGGCCCCGCCATCGATGTCGTCGGCGACGCCGACCCGTGGCGCGACCTGTGGTTCTACGCCAACCCGGTGTGGGTCCTGCCCTCATGA
- a CDS encoding D-alanyl-D-alanine carboxypeptidase family protein: MTLRKAAAIAVTAGTVLLATPVASPAQAAAAPTVSAKGAYLLDNATGTKLFSKYGDTKRPMASTTKIMTARVVLGQTGLDLDRKITIRQAYRDYVTAEGASTADLRTGDRVTVRQLLYALMLPSGCDAAYALADTFGTGDTRSARVKSFIGKMNKKAADLGLTNTHFDSFDGISTAGENYTTPQDLAKLARSAMKYSTFRTVVKTTKTVRYATTSTGGTRTYTWYNTNQLLASYSGANGIKTGTGTSAGPCLVFSATRGDKTVIGVVLNDGYRYTDAAKMLDYGFGTSTASSMQLRPLPTGAQRD, translated from the coding sequence ATGACGCTGCGCAAGGCCGCGGCGATCGCCGTGACCGCGGGCACCGTACTGCTGGCCACGCCCGTGGCCTCACCCGCGCAGGCGGCCGCCGCGCCCACGGTCAGCGCCAAGGGCGCCTACCTGCTGGACAACGCGACCGGCACCAAGCTGTTCAGCAAGTACGGCGACACCAAGCGGCCGATGGCCAGCACGACCAAGATCATGACCGCCCGCGTGGTCCTCGGCCAGACCGGTCTCGACCTCGACCGCAAGATCACCATCAGGCAGGCCTACCGCGACTACGTCACGGCCGAGGGTGCGAGCACCGCGGATCTGAGGACGGGCGACCGTGTGACGGTCCGGCAGTTGCTGTACGCGTTGATGCTGCCCTCGGGCTGCGACGCCGCGTACGCCCTCGCCGACACCTTCGGCACGGGTGACACCCGCTCCGCGCGGGTGAAGTCGTTCATCGGCAAGATGAACAAGAAGGCCGCGGACCTCGGTCTGACCAACACCCACTTCGACTCGTTCGACGGCATCTCGACGGCCGGCGAGAACTACACCACCCCGCAGGACCTGGCGAAGCTGGCCCGCAGCGCGATGAAGTACTCGACGTTCCGTACCGTCGTGAAGACGACGAAGACCGTGCGCTACGCGACCACGAGCACCGGCGGCACCCGTACCTACACCTGGTACAACACCAACCAGCTGCTCGCCTCCTACTCCGGCGCCAACGGCATCAAGACCGGCACCGGCACATCCGCGGGACCGTGTCTGGTCTTCTCCGCCACCCGCGGTGACAAGACCGTCATAGGCGTCGTTCTCAACGACGGCTACCGCTACACCGACGCCGCGAAGATGCTGGACTACGGATTCGGCACCAGCACCGCGTCGAGCATGCAACTGCGCCCGCTGCCCACGGGCGCACAGCGGGACTGA
- a CDS encoding potassium channel family protein, producing the protein MNGLISLVGVAVVLIILRDVFHTLWHPTRHGGLSRIVMTALWRLSSRTSPHWRATGVAGPLGVAGVVAMWTCGVALGWAVVYWPHMPEGFVFSSALEPTQHSRPVDALYVSLVTVATLGLGDITPAESWLRIVAPLEALVGFALLTATVSWVLGIFPALARRRTLALRICHLRRAGLTDEQLDSEAGAPVLDALAAEIAGVSVDFAQYPESYYFHDGTGDTSLALSIGHAAALAERTRLAQHPGARIASLVLAAALDDFATVLDERFLHTGKPRPEILDAYARDHGAAPPDSHAAR; encoded by the coding sequence GTGAACGGGCTGATCTCGCTGGTCGGCGTGGCGGTGGTGCTGATCATCCTGCGGGACGTGTTCCACACCCTGTGGCACCCGACCCGCCACGGAGGACTGAGCCGGATCGTCATGACGGCCCTGTGGCGACTGTCCTCCCGCACCAGTCCCCATTGGCGTGCCACGGGAGTGGCCGGGCCGCTCGGCGTGGCGGGCGTGGTCGCGATGTGGACGTGCGGCGTGGCCCTGGGCTGGGCGGTGGTGTACTGGCCGCACATGCCGGAGGGCTTCGTCTTCTCGAGCGCCCTGGAGCCGACCCAGCACTCCCGTCCGGTGGACGCCCTCTATGTCTCCCTGGTGACCGTGGCCACCCTCGGCCTCGGCGACATCACCCCTGCCGAAAGCTGGCTGCGGATCGTGGCACCGCTGGAGGCGCTGGTCGGATTCGCGCTGCTGACCGCCACCGTCTCCTGGGTCCTCGGCATCTTTCCCGCGCTCGCCCGGCGCCGGACGCTGGCGCTGCGCATCTGCCATCTGCGCCGGGCCGGGCTCACCGACGAACAGCTCGACTCCGAGGCGGGAGCCCCCGTACTGGACGCGCTGGCCGCCGAGATCGCCGGCGTCAGCGTGGACTTCGCGCAGTACCCGGAGTCGTACTACTTCCACGACGGGACCGGCGACACCTCGCTGGCGCTGAGCATCGGCCACGCCGCCGCACTCGCCGAGCGGACCCGGCTGGCACAGCACCCCGGTGCTCGCATCGCGTCCCTCGTCCTCGCCGCCGCGCTCGACGACTTCGCCACCGTGCTCGACGAGCGCTTCCTGCACACGGGGAAGCCCCGACCGGAGATCCTCGACGCCTACGCTCGTGACCACGGCGCCGCCCCGCCGGACAGTCACGCGGCCCGCTGA
- a CDS encoding glycoside hydrolase family 2 TIM barrel-domain containing protein, with product MSFRTTGSTGSTGTSVDYVEDVSPGSGALPPRAWYASSDAQSLSLNGSWSFRLSPTVDAEDDSFAAPGFDAGGWAEVAVPGHWVLQGDGAFGAPIYTNHLYPFPVDPPRVPSENPTGDHLRFFDLPEGWPALTEGGAVLRFDGVESCARVWLNGTDIGEFKGSRLPHEFAVGHLLKPAGNVLAVRVHQWSAGSYLEDQDQWWLPGIFRDVTLLHRPAGSALDFFVHASYDHVGGIGTLRVDSDVDGRVLVPALDIDVATGEAVTVPVEPWTAETPRLYDGELVTEGERVPLRIGFRTVVLEDGLLKVNGKAILFKGVNRHEWHPTMGRALDLETMREDVLLMKRHNLNAVRTSHYPPHPAFLDLCDEYGLWVIDECDLETHGFTEQNWRDNPVDDDRWTPALLDRAARMVERDKNHPSVVIWSLGNEAGTGRGLTAMAEWIHGRDGSRLVHYEGDWDCRDTDIYSRMYADHAETERIGQRLDGGTHKRRQLPFIQCEYGHAMGNGPGGIADYQRIFEAHERIQGGFIWEWIDHGVKHPTLGYAYGGDFGEELHDGNFVCDGLIFPDRTPSPGLIEFKKVIEPVRIDGDGSAGTVRVRNAFDFADLSSLAFEWAYEIDGKTVEAGTLSVPALKPGESAEVKLPQPPTGGPAGEALWTVRALLAEDTAWGRKDHQVAWAQLPVVERPLPTVAPGDGPTASERLIYLGPASFDVRTGALKTIGGLDVTGLRLDVWRATTDNDEGAWNGNTCYSKLWRELGLHRVQHRLDGVELGADALTVRTRVAPAAREVGLRTTYRWTADDTRLKLTVSVDPEGDWTVPLPRLGIRFGLSSADAVKWYGGGPGEGYPDTKSASMVRRYHSTVDELQTPYVRPQENGARPDVRWAELGGLRIDGDPEFSFTARRWTTEQLDVAGHLTDLQSGDTVWVNLDHGQMGVGSQSCGPGPLPEYHLTAGPAEFSFVFSTTA from the coding sequence GGCAGCACCGGCAGCACCGGCACATCCGTCGACTACGTCGAGGACGTCTCGCCGGGGAGCGGGGCCCTGCCGCCCCGCGCCTGGTACGCGTCCTCCGACGCGCAGTCCCTGTCGCTGAACGGCAGTTGGAGCTTCCGGCTGTCTCCCACCGTCGACGCCGAGGACGACTCGTTCGCCGCCCCCGGCTTCGACGCGGGCGGCTGGGCCGAGGTGGCCGTGCCGGGCCACTGGGTGCTGCAGGGCGACGGGGCCTTCGGGGCGCCGATCTACACCAACCACCTGTACCCGTTCCCGGTGGACCCGCCGAGGGTGCCGTCGGAGAACCCGACCGGTGACCATCTGCGGTTCTTCGACCTGCCGGAGGGGTGGCCCGCTCTCACCGAGGGCGGGGCGGTGTTGCGCTTCGACGGCGTGGAGTCCTGCGCCCGGGTGTGGCTGAACGGCACGGACATCGGTGAGTTCAAGGGGTCCCGGCTGCCGCACGAGTTCGCGGTCGGGCACCTGCTGAAGCCGGCGGGGAACGTCCTCGCCGTCCGGGTCCACCAGTGGTCGGCGGGCTCCTATCTGGAGGACCAGGACCAGTGGTGGCTGCCCGGCATCTTCCGGGACGTCACTCTGCTGCACCGCCCGGCGGGCAGCGCCCTCGACTTCTTCGTGCACGCCTCCTACGACCACGTCGGCGGCATCGGGACCCTGCGTGTCGACTCGGACGTCGACGGCCGGGTCCTCGTGCCCGCCCTCGACATCGATGTCGCGACCGGCGAGGCGGTGACGGTGCCGGTGGAGCCGTGGACCGCCGAGACGCCTCGGCTGTACGACGGTGAACTGGTCACCGAGGGCGAGCGGGTCCCCCTGCGGATCGGCTTCCGGACGGTCGTCCTCGAGGACGGCCTGCTCAAGGTCAACGGCAAGGCGATCCTCTTCAAGGGCGTCAACCGGCACGAGTGGCATCCTACGATGGGCCGCGCGCTCGACCTGGAGACCATGCGCGAGGACGTGCTGCTGATGAAGCGGCACAACCTCAACGCGGTCCGCACCTCGCACTACCCGCCTCACCCGGCCTTCCTCGACCTCTGCGACGAGTACGGCCTCTGGGTGATCGACGAGTGCGACCTGGAGACCCACGGCTTCACCGAGCAGAACTGGCGGGACAACCCCGTCGACGACGACCGCTGGACCCCGGCCCTCCTGGACCGCGCGGCCCGGATGGTCGAGCGCGACAAGAACCACCCCTCGGTGGTCATCTGGTCCCTCGGCAACGAGGCCGGCACCGGCCGCGGCCTCACCGCCATGGCCGAGTGGATCCACGGCCGCGACGGCTCGCGCCTGGTGCACTACGAGGGCGACTGGGACTGCCGCGACACCGACATCTACTCCCGGATGTACGCCGACCACGCCGAGACCGAGCGCATCGGCCAGCGCCTGGACGGCGGCACCCACAAGCGTCGGCAGCTGCCCTTCATCCAGTGCGAGTACGGGCACGCCATGGGCAACGGCCCCGGCGGCATCGCCGACTACCAGCGCATCTTCGAGGCGCACGAGCGCATCCAGGGCGGTTTCATCTGGGAGTGGATCGACCACGGCGTCAAGCACCCGACGCTGGGCTACGCCTACGGCGGCGACTTCGGCGAGGAGCTGCACGACGGCAACTTCGTCTGCGACGGCCTGATCTTCCCGGACCGGACGCCGTCCCCCGGCCTGATCGAGTTCAAGAAGGTCATCGAGCCCGTCCGTATCGACGGCGACGGCTCGGCCGGCACGGTCCGGGTGCGCAACGCGTTCGACTTCGCGGATCTGTCCTCGCTGGCCTTCGAGTGGGCGTACGAGATCGACGGGAAGACGGTGGAGGCGGGCACCCTGTCGGTGCCCGCCCTGAAGCCCGGCGAGTCCGCCGAGGTGAAGCTGCCGCAGCCGCCGACCGGCGGACCGGCGGGCGAGGCGCTGTGGACCGTACGGGCGCTGCTGGCCGAGGACACGGCGTGGGGCAGGAAGGACCACCAGGTGGCGTGGGCCCAACTGCCGGTCGTGGAAAGGCCGTTGCCGACCGTGGCGCCTGGCGACGGTCCCACGGCGAGCGAGAGGCTGATCTATCTCGGCCCGGCCTCCTTCGACGTCCGTACGGGCGCGCTGAAGACCATCGGCGGCCTTGACGTGACCGGGCTGCGCCTGGACGTGTGGCGGGCGACCACCGACAACGACGAGGGCGCGTGGAACGGCAACACCTGCTACAGCAAGCTGTGGCGGGAGCTCGGCCTGCATCGCGTGCAACACCGCCTGGACGGAGTTGAGTTGGGCGCCGACGCGCTAACCGTACGGACGCGGGTGGCGCCGGCCGCGCGGGAGGTCGGTCTGCGCACGACCTACCGGTGGACAGCCGACGACACCCGGCTGAAGCTGACCGTGTCGGTGGACCCGGAGGGCGACTGGACCGTGCCGCTGCCGAGGCTCGGCATCCGCTTCGGACTGTCGTCGGCGGACGCCGTGAAGTGGTACGGCGGCGGTCCCGGCGAGGGCTACCCGGACACCAAGTCGGCGTCCATGGTGCGCCGTTACCACTCCACGGTCGACGAGCTGCAGACCCCGTACGTCCGCCCCCAGGAGAACGGCGCCCGTCCCGACGTACGTTGGGCGGAGCTGGGCGGACTGCGCATCGACGGCGATCCGGAGTTCTCGTTCACGGCCCGCCGCTGGACCACCGAACAGCTGGACGTGGCCGGGCATCTGACGGACCTTCAGTCCGGTGACACGGTGTGGGTCAACCTCGACCACGGCCAGATGGGCGTCGGCTCCCAGTCCTGCGGGCCGGGGCCACTCCCGGAGTACCACCTGACGGCGGGGCCGGCGGAGTTCTCGTTCGTGTTCTCGACAACGGCGTAG